The Brasilonema sennae CENA114 genome includes a region encoding these proteins:
- a CDS encoding HEAT repeat domain-containing protein yields MDKRFSNLFGFTEEQAITLLDTPLDQLAEDDSRYVAASELVNFATERSINALIRAVQNTDPSLDNRIVRRKSVESLGKLRSLQALPAISGCLADEDSYLVENAVWAIGEIGTQDSDILEEIAQLLEKPGQTYRVIIHTLAKLDYPPAAERIRKFVDATDKPTASAAISAVCRFTGDYSPIEKVLALLEHPNVYARRLCIQDLIDSRYYAAIPQIAQCPVSLVFRLRGIRLLAEAGIPAGAIAFTDIQPSLEQVIFDHPRDLKLVHGYDQTPTLEFVIRELYDTDFGRCYLATQTILEEYRESAGEALMATYAAEAHNDYGAHYHVMKLLGWLKYAPGYDLLVEGLNNREPQFQKSRAGAAIALGELGDTSAIPALVAVLETKIWDLKYAALMALEKLGDTSAHTIAANDQNWLIRAKATHTPASSKVINP; encoded by the coding sequence ATGGATAAGCGCTTTTCCAATCTTTTTGGATTCACCGAAGAACAAGCTATTACTCTCTTGGATACGCCTTTAGACCAGTTAGCGGAAGATGACTCTCGCTACGTGGCTGCCTCAGAGTTGGTAAACTTCGCGACAGAGCGCTCTATCAACGCGCTGATTCGGGCAGTGCAAAACACGGATCCGTCCTTAGATAACCGCATCGTGCGACGCAAGTCAGTGGAGTCGCTGGGAAAGTTGCGCTCATTGCAAGCACTGCCAGCCATTAGCGGCTGCTTGGCAGATGAAGACTCCTATCTTGTGGAAAATGCGGTATGGGCGATTGGTGAAATAGGCACCCAAGACTCAGATATCCTCGAAGAAATTGCTCAATTACTCGAAAAGCCAGGACAAACCTATCGGGTGATTATCCATACCCTGGCAAAGTTAGATTATCCGCCAGCAGCGGAGCGTATCCGTAAATTTGTGGATGCTACCGACAAACCCACAGCAAGTGCAGCCATCTCTGCCGTTTGTCGCTTCACTGGAGACTACTCCCCAATTGAGAAGGTGCTTGCCTTACTTGAACACCCGAATGTGTATGCACGTCGGTTGTGCATCCAAGATTTGATCGATTCTCGGTATTACGCTGCTATTCCTCAGATTGCTCAGTGTCCGGTATCACTTGTGTTTCGTCTGCGGGGGATTCGCTTGTTGGCAGAAGCTGGTATTCCAGCAGGAGCGATCGCCTTTACAGATATTCAACCATCACTAGAGCAAGTCATTTTTGACCATCCAAGAGATTTGAAGTTGGTACATGGCTACGATCAGACTCCAACACTGGAATTTGTGATTAGAGAACTTTATGATACCGATTTTGGGCGTTGTTATCTGGCGACACAGACTATATTAGAAGAGTATCGTGAGAGTGCAGGTGAAGCCCTGATGGCAACCTATGCCGCTGAAGCTCACAATGACTATGGAGCACACTACCATGTGATGAAACTCTTGGGTTGGCTCAAGTATGCTCCAGGTTACGATTTGCTTGTTGAAGGTTTGAACAATCGCGAACCTCAGTTTCAGAAATCTCGGGCGGGGGCGGCGATCGCTCTAGGTGAATTGGGCGATACGAGTGCGATTCCTGCTCTGGTAGCCGTTCTGGAAACTAAAATCTGGGATTTGAAATATGCTGCATTAATGGCTCTGGAGAAACTTGGCGATACTAGTGCTCACACAATTGCAGCAAATGACCAAAACTGGTTGATTCGAGCCAAAGCAACTCACACTCCTGCATCCAGCAAAGTAATAAACCCATGA
- a CDS encoding NblA/ycf18 family protein has protein sequence MELPIELSLEQEFSLKTYERQVKGLNEEQAQGLLLEVLRQLMIKENVIKHLIAQIE, from the coding sequence ATGGAACTTCCGATAGAACTTAGCTTAGAACAAGAATTTAGCCTGAAAACATATGAGCGACAGGTCAAAGGACTGAATGAGGAGCAGGCTCAGGGGCTGCTGTTGGAAGTCCTGCGGCAATTAATGATTAAAGAGAATGTGATTAAGCACCTGATCGCCCAGATAGAGTAG
- a CDS encoding pentapeptide repeat-containing protein gives MNPNDIPQDYAAMEREFQNLSFSEASLSGVDLSGTDFSHANFNGADLSKVNLSGSKLVWADLNRANLNQANLSWVNLFHASLLWANLNEATLSGANLSSARLNHANLKFVKLIETNLTEVDLQGAVLTHADLTRANLFKAILKETDLTDANLDDAILRESNCEGAILRAACLRRVDLEKAQLQETILNEADLTKADLIGADLSHADLTNAILVEVSLELASLLNTDLSGSNLEQASLFNANLEGAVLKRANLRNTDLRHANFKNAYLEGVDFYGSRVKGALFNDVVGLTAQQKQWLKGNGALNICYL, from the coding sequence GTGAACCCAAATGACATTCCTCAAGACTATGCAGCAATGGAAAGAGAATTCCAGAACCTGAGCTTCAGTGAAGCTTCCTTGAGCGGTGTAGATCTTAGTGGTACAGATTTTAGTCATGCCAATTTCAATGGTGCTGATCTCAGTAAGGTAAACTTGAGTGGAAGTAAATTGGTTTGGGCAGACTTGAATCGAGCTAATTTGAATCAAGCTAATTTGAGTTGGGTAAATCTATTTCATGCTTCTCTGTTATGGGCAAATCTCAATGAGGCGACTTTAAGCGGAGCTAACTTAAGTAGCGCTCGATTAAATCATGCCAACCTAAAGTTTGTTAAATTAATAGAGACAAATTTAACAGAGGTTGATTTGCAAGGAGCAGTTTTAACTCACGCTGATTTAACTAGGGCGAATCTTTTCAAAGCAATTCTCAAAGAAACTGATTTGACTGACGCAAATCTTGATGATGCCATTCTCAGGGAATCTAACTGTGAAGGTGCTATTTTGCGTGCGGCTTGCTTGCGGCGGGTTGACTTGGAGAAAGCGCAATTACAAGAAACAATTTTGAATGAAGCTGACTTGACTAAAGCTGATTTAATTGGTGCAGATTTGAGTCATGCTGATTTAACTAATGCAATATTAGTGGAAGTTTCTTTGGAATTAGCCAGTTTGTTAAACACAGATTTGAGTGGATCCAATTTAGAACAAGCTTCCTTATTTAATGCCAACCTAGAAGGTGCAGTGCTAAAGAGGGCAAATCTGAGAAATACAGATTTAAGACACGCGAATTTTAAAAACGCCTACCTTGAAGGAGTTGATTTTTATGGTTCTCGTGTCAAAGGAGCGCTTTTTAATGATGTTGTTGGTTTAACCGCTCAACAAAAACAATGGCTAAAAGGAAATGGAGCTTTAAATATATGTTACCTGTAA
- a CDS encoding bleomycin hydrolase, whose translation MVLDAFSKAVVTADAKTGILSGEEISKLRSFVSEGNKRLDAVNAIASNASCIVSDAIAGMICENQGLIQAGGNCYPNRRMAACLRDGEIVLRYITYALLAGDASVLDDRCLNGLKETYAALGVPTTSTVRALQIMKASSLAHINDTNTEANGGKRFRKMGSQQGDCSALTAEAASYFDRVVSALS comes from the coding sequence ATGGTACTCGACGCATTTTCCAAAGCCGTAGTTACAGCAGACGCTAAAACTGGCATCTTAAGTGGAGAAGAAATTAGTAAACTCCGCAGTTTTGTTAGCGAAGGTAACAAGCGTCTTGATGCTGTAAACGCGATCGCCAGCAACGCTAGCTGTATCGTTTCTGATGCTATCGCTGGGATGATCTGCGAAAACCAAGGCTTGATCCAAGCTGGTGGTAACTGCTATCCCAACCGCCGCATGGCTGCTTGTCTGCGTGATGGTGAAATCGTCCTGCGTTATATCACCTACGCTTTATTGGCTGGTGATGCTTCCGTTCTTGATGACCGCTGCCTCAACGGTTTGAAAGAAACCTATGCTGCTCTTGGTGTACCCACCACCTCCACAGTCAGAGCTCTTCAAATCATGAAGGCTAGCTCACTGGCTCACATCAACGACACCAATACAGAAGCTAATGGTGGTAAGAGATTCCGCAAAATGGGTTCTCAGCAAGGTGACTGCTCTGCTTTGACAGCTGAAGCAGCTAGCTACTTCGATCGCGTTGTTTCTGCTCTGAGCTAA
- a CDS encoding transposase, which translates to MSIDEMTGIQATERLEKDLPMRPGKVERREFEYIRHGTQSLIANFDVATGKIIEPTCGDSRTEVDFVLNIRRIIESEPNAKKWHLIMDCLNTHQSESLVRLVAEKEGLNIDLGIKGKRGILKSMKSRAAFLSDKTHRIVFHYTPKHSSWLNQIEIWFSILVRKLLQRASFKSQDDLKTRILEFIDYFNKTMAKPFQWTYKGKVLAV; encoded by the coding sequence ATATCAATTGATGAAATGACGGGTATTCAAGCTACAGAGCGTCTAGAAAAAGATTTACCGATGCGACCTGGTAAAGTTGAAAGAAGGGAGTTTGAGTATATTCGTCACGGTACACAGAGTTTAATTGCTAATTTTGATGTCGCTACTGGTAAGATTATCGAGCCTACTTGTGGAGATTCTCGAACAGAAGTTGATTTTGTTCTCAATATTCGTCGAATCATTGAAAGTGAACCCAATGCTAAAAAATGGCATCTAATCATGGATTGTCTGAATACGCATCAGTCTGAATCGCTGGTTCGTTTGGTTGCAGAAAAAGAAGGTTTGAATATCGATCTGGGTATTAAAGGAAAAAGGGGAATACTCAAATCCATGAAATCCCGTGCTGCTTTTTTAAGTGACAAAACACATCGAATTGTTTTCCATTACACCCCTAAACACTCTTCTTGGCTCAACCAGATTGAAATTTGGTTCAGTATTTTGGTTCGTAAGTTACTTCAGCGTGCTAGCTTCAAGAGTCAGGATGACCTAAAAACCCGAATTCTTGAATTTATCGACTACTTTAATAAAACAATGGCTAAACCTTTTCAGTGGACATATAAGGGTAAAGTGTTAGCTGTCTAA
- a CDS encoding bleomycin hydrolase, which yields MKSVVTTVIAAADAAGRFPSTSDLESFQGSIQRSAARLEAAEKLNNVDSVAKEAYDAAIKKYPYLNNDGEANSTQVKKDKCLRDIKHYMRLIQYSLVVGGTGPLDEWGIAGGREVYRALELPTAPYVEALRFARNRGCAPRDMSAQALVEYNALIDYLINSLS from the coding sequence ATGAAATCAGTTGTGACTACAGTCATCGCTGCTGCTGATGCGGCTGGTCGTTTCCCCAGCACCTCTGACCTAGAATCTTTTCAAGGTAGTATCCAGCGTTCTGCTGCCCGTTTAGAAGCTGCTGAAAAGCTGAATAACGTGGACAGCGTAGCTAAGGAAGCTTACGATGCTGCTATCAAAAAGTATCCTTACCTGAACAATGATGGTGAAGCTAACAGCACTCAAGTCAAGAAAGATAAGTGTCTGCGTGACATCAAGCACTACATGCGCCTTATCCAATACTCCTTAGTAGTTGGTGGTACTGGCCCATTGGATGAGTGGGGTATTGCTGGTGGTCGTGAAGTTTATCGCGCGTTAGAACTGCCCACCGCTCCTTACGTTGAAGCACTCAGATTTGCTCGTAATCGTGGTTGCGCTCCTCGCGATATGTCTGCTCAAGCTCTAGTTGAGTACAACGCTCTTATCGACTATCTGATCAACTCCCTCTCATAG
- a CDS encoding helix-turn-helix domain-containing protein, whose translation MAGLAPKQLNLSDGDRSELQELVNRHNTGQQIVLRAKIILLASEGKNNGEIARTLNISLDMARLWRNRWFKTSDKKLPTFERLRDSERIGAPVKFSMEQVIKLFALACSKPEDYGRPISHWTPRELADEIIKQGIIESISVRHVGRLLEEAELKPHQSSYWLTPP comes from the coding sequence GTGGCAGGATTAGCTCCAAAACAATTAAACTTAAGCGATGGCGATCGCTCAGAACTGCAAGAGTTGGTAAACCGACACAATACAGGGCAACAAATAGTACTACGTGCAAAAATAATTCTTCTAGCGTCAGAGGGGAAAAATAATGGCGAAATTGCTCGAACATTAAATATAAGTCTGGATATGGCTCGTTTATGGCGAAACCGATGGTTTAAAACTAGCGATAAAAAGTTGCCTACTTTTGAGAGACTACGAGATTCGGAGCGTATTGGGGCACCAGTAAAATTTAGTATGGAGCAAGTAATCAAACTGTTTGCCCTTGCATGTTCAAAACCCGAAGACTACGGACGACCAATAAGTCATTGGACACCAAGAGAACTAGCAGACGAAATTATAAAGCAAGGGATTATTGAAAGCATATCTGTCCGCCATGTTGGAAGATTACTAGAAGAGGCAGAACTTAAACCCCACCAGAGTAGTTACTGGTTAACCCCCCCCTAA
- a CDS encoding AAA-like domain-containing protein, producing the protein MITEKILESIEGMILDKTGKSLSFIQKTILSESISETKKTYPQIATENNYSETYIKQIVAPKLWQLISDIVGEKINRTNCRAVLEQRLETLSLQITSEPAQTQRKIALESPEGQVPLSSTLYIERDLEKICYQEILQPRALIRIKAPQKMGKTSLMTRILAYCNSHNYYTVRLSLNYAETEVFTSLEKFMRWFCANVTHQLKLESKLEDYWDEEIGTLMNCTIYFQEYLLQQISSPVILALDEVNKLFEYPKLARDFLALLRSWHQETRDISMWQKIRFIIVQSTDIYIALDINKSPFNIGLAIDLPPFTRFQVEKLVQRHGLQMTSSVLEQLMELTEGFPYLVRLALYHTVNDDISLESLLQNAINDNGIFRNHLQEQLWYLQQYTDLADAFQQVIMATAPIPLKQEIGFQLKSLGLVKLLGEQASISCGLYREYFSYYFKRNSKKKPYS; encoded by the coding sequence ATGATCACAGAAAAAATTCTCGAATCAATAGAAGGGATGATTCTTGACAAAACAGGAAAATCGCTCTCGTTTATCCAAAAAACTATTTTGTCCGAATCGATATCTGAAACAAAAAAAACCTATCCACAAATCGCGACAGAAAACAACTACTCAGAAACCTATATTAAACAAATAGTTGCCCCTAAATTATGGCAACTCATTTCAGATATTGTTGGGGAAAAAATAAATAGAACGAATTGTCGTGCTGTTCTAGAGCAACGACTGGAAACTTTATCTTTGCAGATAACATCCGAGCCTGCACAGACGCAACGAAAGATAGCTTTAGAATCTCCAGAAGGACAAGTTCCTCTTTCTTCTACTTTGTATATTGAGCGGGATTTAGAAAAAATCTGTTATCAAGAAATTCTCCAACCTCGTGCATTGATTCGCATCAAAGCACCTCAAAAGATGGGGAAAACTTCCCTAATGACAAGAATTCTCGCTTATTGCAACTCTCATAATTATTATACAGTACGGTTAAGTTTAAATTACGCTGAAACAGAAGTTTTCACCTCATTAGAAAAATTTATGCGCTGGTTCTGTGCCAATGTTACTCATCAATTGAAACTAGAATCAAAGCTGGAGGATTACTGGGATGAGGAAATAGGTACTTTGATGAACTGCACTATTTATTTTCAAGAATATCTATTACAGCAAATCTCTAGTCCCGTTATCTTGGCATTAGATGAAGTGAATAAGTTGTTTGAATATCCGAAACTAGCTCGTGATTTTCTCGCACTATTACGCTCATGGCATCAGGAAACGAGAGATATTTCGATGTGGCAAAAAATTCGGTTTATCATTGTTCAATCTACCGATATTTATATTGCCTTGGACATTAATAAATCTCCCTTTAATATAGGATTAGCAATTGATTTACCTCCTTTTACAAGATTCCAGGTAGAAAAGTTAGTACAGCGTCACGGACTCCAGATGACATCTTCTGTACTGGAACAATTAATGGAACTCACGGAAGGATTTCCTTACTTAGTGCGGCTGGCGTTGTATCATACTGTAAATGATGATATTTCATTAGAAAGTTTACTGCAAAATGCCATAAATGATAACGGTATTTTCAGGAATCATTTACAAGAACAATTGTGGTATCTCCAACAATATACTGACTTAGCAGATGCTTTTCAACAAGTCATAATGGCGACTGCGCCGATTCCGTTAAAACAAGAGATAGGGTTTCAGTTAAAAAGTTTGGGATTGGTAAAGCTTTTAGGAGAACAAGCAAGTATTAGCTGTGGATTATATCGAGAGTATTTTAGTTATTACTTTAAACGGAATTCCAAAAAAAAACCTTATAGTTAG
- a CDS encoding substrate-binding domain-containing protein has product MAVLGLTATHSLVASLPSILLAPVVAQSNSPSPSFPLPNSLPSGTTVKVDGSSSMTVINQALRKRFEQKFPGTKVELASGGTDGALAALLRGDINMAAIGRPLTDKEKGQGLVATPVSREKIAIIVGSDDPFKKNLTFEQFAKMFRGEITNWSQVGGTPGKIRFIDHPEYSDTRRSLSTYAIFKKAPFKNGANTTRLSQDDTATIVQALGKDGISYAIADQVLNLPNVRVLPMHKTMPTDPRYPYSQPRGYVYRKETATPATLAFLGFATSAPGQEILAAAKQQEAEAVRQSITSGSSAAISGSGSATSGSGSGTSVVATGSSPNPASTANVALVPTASEATGQGFPWWWLLLLAGIPLLILLWWLLNRRRRRTTEINNEIVNLVANSPEINKKIESLRNDWNLAFMSLAAQHADELVNTISSREAFNRIIAQKLTNNDADLNRYINQQIDNTYEQKIQNHIPLIAHNIVNNNEELKQYIDRRLQHSLNNSPEINKKIESLRNDWNLVFMSLATEHADELVNTISSRETFNRIISQKLVNNDADLNRYINQQIDNIYEQKSQNHIPLIARNIVNNNEELKQYIDRRLQDSVNNSPEINNKIVNLVANSPEINKKIESLRNDWNRTFITLVTQHVDERMNTIGSRETFNRLITQKLINNNAEFNQYISQQIDNTYEQKIQHHIPLIAHNIVNNNEELKQYIDRRLQDSVNNSPEINNKIVNLVANSPEINKKIESLRNDWNRTFITLVTQHVDERMNTIGSRETFNRLITQKLINNNAEFNQYISQQIDNTYEQKIQHHIPLIAHNIVNNNEELKQYIDRRLQDSVNNSPEINNKIVNLVANSPEINKKIESLRNDWNRTFIDLVTQHVDEMINTIGDQETFNRVISQKLVNNNTDLNHYISQQIDNIYDQKLQHHIPLITHNIVNNNEELNQYIDRRLQHRVNNTEVNNEIVNLVANSPEINNKIENLRNDWNRTFIDLVTQHVDELINTIGDQETFNRVISQKLVNNNTDLNHYISQQIDNIYDQKLQHHIPLITHNIVNNNEELNQYIDRRLQHRVNNTEVNNEIVNLVANSPEINNKIENLRNDWNRTFIDLVTQHVDEMINTIGDQETFNRVISQKLVNNNTDLKYYISQQIENIYDQKIQNEISVMIQNISQEIDNTHINQIITTKNELIVLMNSADRQLYEWILGELMAIKGCLTDRETLVETLVTLTTELRTKLDRTACVDIKTFKPFKPVLELNQ; this is encoded by the coding sequence ATGGCAGTGCTAGGCCTGACAGCTACTCACTCGCTAGTGGCATCTTTGCCATCGATTCTGCTCGCTCCTGTTGTTGCTCAATCTAACAGTCCAAGCCCCTCTTTCCCGCTTCCCAATTCACTACCGAGTGGGACAACGGTGAAAGTGGACGGTTCGAGCAGCATGACAGTAATTAATCAAGCGTTGAGAAAACGGTTTGAACAGAAGTTTCCGGGCACCAAAGTTGAGCTGGCATCGGGTGGAACAGATGGAGCATTAGCAGCACTGCTGCGAGGTGACATCAATATGGCAGCCATTGGACGCCCACTCACGGATAAGGAGAAGGGTCAGGGACTTGTTGCCACTCCTGTTAGTCGGGAGAAGATCGCGATTATCGTAGGTTCTGACGATCCATTTAAGAAAAACCTCACCTTCGAGCAGTTCGCCAAGATGTTTCGAGGGGAGATCACAAACTGGTCACAGGTAGGAGGCACTCCTGGTAAGATTCGATTTATTGACCATCCCGAGTATAGCGACACGCGGCGTTCGCTGAGCACTTACGCTATTTTCAAAAAAGCCCCGTTTAAAAATGGAGCTAACACAACCAGGCTGTCCCAAGACGACACTGCAACGATTGTGCAGGCACTGGGTAAGGATGGAATTAGTTATGCGATCGCAGATCAAGTACTGAATTTGCCGAATGTCCGGGTTTTGCCCATGCACAAAACCATGCCTACTGATCCCCGTTATCCCTATTCCCAACCTCGGGGGTATGTTTATCGAAAGGAAACTGCTACTCCAGCAACCCTAGCTTTTCTGGGCTTTGCAACTTCAGCACCGGGACAAGAAATTTTAGCAGCTGCCAAACAGCAGGAAGCTGAAGCAGTGCGCCAATCTATAACGAGTGGTTCTAGTGCAGCAATCAGTGGTTCCGGTTCAGCAACCAGTGGTTCTGGTTCAGGAACATCAGTAGTAGCCACTGGTTCTTCTCCCAACCCTGCATCTACTGCTAATGTTGCGCTTGTACCTACAGCTAGTGAGGCAACCGGGCAAGGATTTCCCTGGTGGTGGCTTCTCTTGTTAGCAGGAATTCCTTTACTAATATTACTTTGGTGGTTACTTAACAGACGGCGACGCAGAACAACTGAAATTAACAACGAAATTGTGAACTTGGTTGCCAACAGTCCTGAAATTAACAAAAAGATTGAGAGCCTGCGTAACGATTGGAATTTGGCTTTTATGAGTCTGGCTGCACAGCACGCCGATGAACTGGTCAACACAATAAGTAGCCGAGAGGCATTTAACAGAATTATTGCCCAAAAGCTTACCAATAATGATGCTGATTTGAACCGCTACATCAACCAGCAAATCGACAACACCTATGAGCAGAAGATCCAAAATCACATTCCATTGATTGCTCACAACATTGTCAATAACAATGAGGAATTAAAGCAGTACATTGACCGACGCTTACAGCATAGTCTAAACAACAGTCCGGAAATTAACAAAAAGATAGAGAGCCTGCGTAACGATTGGAATCTGGTTTTTATGAGTCTGGCTACAGAGCATGCCGATGAACTGGTCAACACAATAAGTAGCCGAGAGACATTCAACAGAATTATTTCCCAAAAGCTTGTCAATAATGATGCTGATTTGAACCGCTACATCAACCAGCAAATCGACAACATCTATGAGCAAAAGAGCCAAAATCACATTCCATTGATTGCCCGCAACATTGTCAATAACAATGAGGAATTAAAGCAGTACATTGACCGACGCTTACAGGATAGTGTAAACAACAGTCCTGAAATTAACAACAAGATTGTAAACCTGGTTGCCAACAGTCCTGAAATTAACAAAAAGATTGAGAGCCTGCGTAACGATTGGAATCGGACATTCATTACTTTGGTTACACAGCATGTGGATGAGAGAATGAACACAATAGGTAGCCGAGAGACATTCAACAGACTTATTACTCAGAAGCTTATCAATAATAATGCTGAATTTAACCAATACATCAGCCAACAAATCGACAACACCTATGAGCAGAAGATCCAACATCACATTCCATTGATTGCTCACAACATTGTCAATAACAATGAGGAATTAAAGCAGTATATTGACCGACGCTTACAGGATAGTGTAAACAACAGTCCTGAAATTAACAACAAGATTGTAAACCTGGTTGCCAACAGTCCTGAAATTAACAAAAAGATTGAGAGCCTGCGTAACGATTGGAATCGGACATTCATTACTTTGGTTACACAGCATGTGGATGAGAGAATGAACACAATAGGTAGCCGAGAGACATTCAACAGACTTATTACTCAGAAGCTTATCAATAATAATGCTGAATTTAACCAATACATCAGCCAACAAATCGACAACACCTATGAGCAGAAGATCCAACATCACATTCCATTGATTGCTCACAACATTGTCAATAACAATGAGGAATTAAAGCAGTATATTGACCGACGCTTACAGGATAGTGTAAACAACAGTCCTGAAATTAACAACAAGATTGTAAACCTGGTTGCCAACAGTCCTGAAATTAACAAAAAGATTGAGAGCCTGCGTAACGATTGGAATCGGACATTTATAGATCTGGTTACACAGCACGTGGATGAGATGATCAACACAATAGGCGATCAAGAGACATTCAACAGAGTTATTTCCCAAAAGCTTGTCAATAATAATACTGATTTGAACCACTACATTAGTCAGCAAATTGACAACATTTATGACCAAAAGCTCCAACATCACATCCCATTGATTACCCACAACATTGTCAATAACAATGAGGAGTTAAACCAGTACATTGACCGACGCTTACAGCATCGTGTAAACAACACTGAAGTGAACAACGAGATTGTCAACTTAGTTGCCAACAGTCCTGAAATTAATAACAAGATTGAGAACCTGCGTAACGATTGGAATCGGACATTTATAGATCTGGTTACACAGCACGTGGATGAGCTGATCAACACAATAGGCGATCAAGAGACATTCAACAGAGTTATTTCCCAAAAGCTTGTCAATAATAATACTGATTTGAACCACTACATTAGTCAGCAAATTGACAACATTTATGACCAAAAGCTCCAACATCACATCCCATTGATTACCCACAACATTGTCAATAACAATGAGGAGTTAAACCAGTACATTGACCGACGCTTACAGCATCGTGTAAACAACACTGAAGTGAACAACGAGATTGTCAACTTAGTTGCCAACAGTCCTGAAATTAATAACAAGATTGAGAACCTGCGTAACGATTGGAATCGGACATTTATAGATCTGGTTACACAGCACGTGGATGAGATGATCAACACAATAGGCGATCAAGAGACATTCAACAGAGTTATTTCCCAAAAGCTTGTCAATAATAATACTGATTTGAAATACTACATCAGTCAGCAAATTGAGAATATTTATGACCAAAAAATACAAAATGAAATCTCTGTGATGATCCAGAATATTAGCCAGGAAATCGATAACACTCATATCAACCAAATCATAACAACTAAGAACGAACTGATTGTACTCATGAACAGTGCAGACAGACAGCTCTATGAGTGGATTCTGGGAGAACTGATGGCAATTAAAGGCTGCCTAACCGACCGTGAAACTCTTGTCGAAACGCTAGTCACCTTGACCACTGAACTCAGAACCAAGCTAGATAGAACTGCCTGCGTGGACATCAAGACATTTAAGCCGTTTAAACCTGTGTTAGAGTTAAACCAATAA